One Vanessa cardui chromosome 4, ilVanCard2.1, whole genome shotgun sequence genomic window carries:
- the LOC124544488 gene encoding teneurin-m isoform X4: MNGLDRCFFDQRESQQHGDDCGYSYISLGRLHPYGSGSGSSSGSGRRRTRRGLSDSPTAPTTPTSASDNASDATLTDSELPLARDSTLLVQNGMLRSTFDRPDHERCLLEGSRPPPDVPPRNPTMSRLNGRITGNPADLADFEPSCLVRTPSGNFYVPSGDIQKNPSMDYKSNSSCSSPGKQEKSTLERMDRSDRHPAFGAPVPVLPVRNNLRATHFPPAASRFHFRKGLSSRCSWKCTAIVFIVLFVLLLSIASYMSASYFTDNWSYQNAKPCSVLVGDTTDKFPTSKATTLESSNKSITRPHQSSTSSASGARTFPAQSFPPDGTTFKQITLGEKLSKEIPPYSYWNMQFYQSEAAYVKFDYMIPRGASIGVYARRNALPTHTQYHFLEVLSGFKARTTRASHPSVKKEVTHYMEQGHWFLSLYNDDGDAQEISFIAMVADDMTHNCPNGCSGKGECLMGHCQCQPGFGGDDCSESVCPVLCSQRGEYINGECQCNPGWKGKECSLRHDECEVPDCNGHGHCVNGKCSCVRGYKGKFCEEVDCPHPTCSGHGFCIEGACVCKKGWKGLDCATMDKDALQCLPDCSGHGTFDVDTQTCTCHARWSGDDCSKEVCDLDCGPHGRCVGESCVCDQGWTGEYCTSKLCDSRCSDHGQCKNGTCLCVSGWNGRHCTLEGCPRGCAGHGQCRVANDGHWECKCFDGWDGPDCTTLKEQICDDSKDNDKDGLVDCEDPECCQSAACKGSQLCVSSPKPTDILLRKQPPAITASFFERMKFLIDEGSLQNYAKQETFNESMFWNHFNTSRSAVIRGRVVTSLGSGLVGVRVSTSTPLEGFTLTREDGWFDLLVNGGGAVTLHFGRSPFKRSTQVVFVPWNEVVIIDEVMMTTSDEKGGVGPPQACLAHDYDAMKPVVLATWKHGFQGACPDKSAILAESQVVQESLQIPGTGLNLVYHSSRAAGYLSTIQLQLTPEKVPPTLALIHLRITIEGILFEKTFEADPVIKFTYPWNRLNVYRQRVYGVTTALVKVGYQYTDCKDIIWNVQTTKLSGHDMSISDVGGWNLDIHHRYNFHEGILQKGDGTNIYLKHKPRLIITTMGDGRQRALDCSNECSGSAVKQRLLAPVALVAAPDGSIFVGDFNLVRKINTDGTGRTIVKLNATRVSYRYHMALSPLDGTLYISDPESHQIIKVRNTDDYSDPERNWETVVGSGERCLPGDEAHCGDGALARDAKLSYPKGVAVSIDNVLYFADGTNIRMVDRDGIITTVIGNHMHRAHWKPIPCEGTLSVEEVHLRWPTELAINPLDNSLHIIDDHMILQMAPDGRVKVIAGRPLHCPSPLTGYDMELATYATLVMPQSVAFGAAGDLYVAESDSQRINRVRLITTDGKISLYAGAESKCNCLERGCDCFEADHFLASNSKFNTISAVTVSPDGIVHIADQANYRIRSVMASIPDASGAREYEIYAPDTQETYIFNRFGQHVMTKNILTGENNYVFTYTVNTSNGKLSTVTDAAGNKVFLLRDYSSLVNSIENTKGQKCRLKMSRMKMLQELRTPDNFNVTFDYHGTTGLLKAKYDSTGRSYIYKYDEFGRLTSAVTPTGRIINLTFDLSLKGATVLVSENNRKPVSILIKGSSVNTKVGEAEKKTIISTDGSISSSMPWGHVISTDTVPYTILSEIDPILGESYPVPAKQRTEVGGDLANRFEWRYFLRRLQSNKGKSSKAVAQIGRKLRVNGENLLTLEYDRDTSTVAVFMDDKVELLNVTYDRMARPVKWGPRSGIFAEVELDYDRFNRLTSWRWGDLNETYGYDRAGRLHEIRYGDGSSLAYSFRDMFTSLPLKVTTPRGSDYLLDYDDSGALQNLTTPRGHIHTFALMTSLGYFKYQYFSPMNRHPYEILYNDDGHILAKIFPHQSGKILYVYDSTGKLETILAGASAIRYVYHENTHLVKNVEITDPDYELRQDYKYHAGILKDEKMKFNSKSGLNNAHFKYQYDGNARLSTIDMNINSKEMPQLRLKYNQNLGILEGVSDLRIYRNTFNRSVMQDTSKQYFTITDYDDHGRIKTVLMNIKSFDVFRLELEYDVRNRIRSKKIMIGDTSSNERVSYNYDGHLMEVVGSEDDWKYVYDENGNIIGIIEHGEKRYLGYDIGDRVVQYGDIEFSSYDGRGFVIRRGEQKYRYNSRGQFVHAFERDKFQMWYYYDDRNRLVAWKDDKDNITQFFYTNPQSPNLITHMHYPKLEKTVRLLYDQRDFLTCIETEDQRFYVATDHNGSPLVVFDVNGEIIKEIKRSPFGKIVKDTNPGFYVPVDFQGGILDYNTNLVYLENRLYDPVVGQWMTPSWEHLATKLSLPTDIFIYRFRNNDPINRDQNVPYMTNLASWLRLYGYDLTKMMGAKYITDMIFQPKTSVTAPQLAPDFGVMSGLQCIIEKVNDKLSDIEFVPTPLLKMEPITRNLLPRVSYKRGVFGEGVLISRVDGKAFISVADGANSVVEDVITTVFNNSYFLDVHFSIHDQDVFYFVKDNSLKIRDDMEELRRLSGKFNVSQDETNDQGLEVRVHAVGKGSAQAVIVLRYGVDPAAERIKLLKHAHKRAAARAWEREKALVAAGWEGRGAWTEEEKEELISHGVVDGWAARDVHSVARFPQLADDPANVAFVRDARRKRRRSGRARHRS, from the exons GTTGTTTGCTAGAAGGTTCCCGGCCTCCGCCAGATGTTCCGCCGCGCAATCCTACCATGTCCCGTTTGAACGGCCGCATCACCGGCAACCCAGCTGACTTGGCCGACTTCGAGCCTTCGTGTCTTGTTCGCACACCGTCTGGAAACTTTTACGTGCCTTCAG GGGACATTCAAAAGAATCCGTCTATGGACTACAAATCGAATTCATCGTGTAGTAGTCCTGGAAAACAAGAAAAAAGTACATTAGAAAGGATGGATAGGAGTGACAGGCATCCTGCCTTCGGCGCTCCAGTGCCCGTCCTTCCTGTTAGAAATAATCTTAGAGCGACACACTTTCCCCCAGCAGCTTCACGTTTCCACTTTAGAAAGGGCCTCTCGTCAAGATGTTCTTGGAAGTGTACTGCTATAgtgtttatagttttatttgtcCTTCTATTATCTATTGCCTCTTATATGTCAG CTTCCTATTTCACTGACAACTGGTCATATCAAAACGCTAAACCATGTTCAGTATTAGTCGGTGATACAACGGATAAGTTCCCAACATCAAAAGCAACGACGCTTGAGTCTAGTAACAAATCTATAACGCGACCGCATCAGAGCTCAACGTCGTCTGCTTCAG GTGCGCGTACATTCCCAGCGCAGTCCTTTCCACCAGATGGAACGACgtttaaacaaataactttaGGTGAAAAATTATCAAAAGAAATCCCTCCATATAGCTATTGGAATATGCAGTTTTATCAATCCGAAGCAGCTTATGTTAAATTCGACTACATGATACCAAGGGGAGCGTCTATAGGTGTTTACGCCAGACGGAATGCTCTGCCAACGCATACTCAATATCACTTCTTAGAAGTCCTAAGCGGATTTAAAGCTCGAACCACCAGGGCTTCACAT cCGTCCGTTAAGAAAGAAGTAACGCACTATATGGAACAAGGTCACTGGTTTCTTTCTTTGTACAACGATGATGGAGATGCTCAGGAAATATCATTTATAGCAATGGTCGCTGATGACATGACACACAATTGTCCGAACGGATGTTCTGGTAAAGGTGAATGTCTCATGGGGCACTGCCAGTGTCAGCCTGGTTTTGGTGGAGACGATTGTAGCGaaa GCGTATGTCCAGTATTATGTAGTCAAAGAGGTGAATACATTAATGGTGAGTGCCAGTGCAACCCTGGCTGGAAAGGCAAAGAATGTTCCTTACGACACGACGAATGTGAAGTACCAGACTGTAATGGACATGGTCATTGTGTGAATGGAAAATGTTCTTGTGTTAGAGGCTACAAAGGAAAATTCTGTGAAGAGGTCGACTGCCCACATCCAACTTGTTCAGGTCACGGATTTTGCATCGAAGGTGCTTGTGTCTGTAAAAAAGGATGGAAGGGTTTGGACTGTGCTACTATGGATAAAGACGCCTTGCAATGCCTACCGGACTGTTCCGGACATGGTACCTTTGACGTTGATACTCAAACTTGCACTTGTCATGCTCGGTGGTCGGGCGATGACTGTTCAAAAG AGGTATGTGATCTGGATTGCGGACCACATGGAAGATGCGTTGGTGAATCGTGTGTTTGCGACCAAGGCTGGACAGGAGAGTATTGTACGTCGAAGCTCTGCGATTCCCGCTGCAGTGACCACGGACAGTGCAAGAACGGAACTTGTCTCTGTGTCTCTGGCTGGAATGGCAGGCACTGTACACTCGAAGGATGCCCCAGGGGCTGTGCTGGTCATGGTCAATGTAGGGTCGCGAATGATGGGCACTGGGAGTGCAAATGCTTCGATGGCTGGGACGGTCCAGACTGCACCACCCTTAAGGAACAAATTTGTGATGATTCCAAAGACAACGACAAAG ATGGTTTAGTCGACTGTGAAGATCCAGAATGCTGCCAAAGTGCCGCCTGCAAAGGTAGTCAGCTGTGTGTGTCCTCTCCCAAACCAACGGATATTCTTCTGAGAAAACAGCCGCCAGCGATCACAGCTTCCTTCTTCGAAAGGATGAAATTCCTTATCGACGAAGGTAGTCTGCAAAACTACGCTAAACAGGAAACATTTAATGAAAG TATGTTTTGGAACCACTTCAATACGAG CCGCTCAGCTGTAATCAGAGGTAGAGTGGTAACGTCACTCGGTTCTGGTTTGGTCGGAGTGAGAGTTTCCACTTCAACGCCATTGGAAGGATTTACGCTAACAAGAGAAGATGGATGGTTTGACCTTCTAGTAAATGGCGGCGGCGCTGTGACTCTTCACTTCGGAAGGTCACCCTTCAAGAGATCTACTCAAGTCGTGTTCGTGCCTTGGAATGAG GTGGTCATAATTGACGAGGTAATGATGACAACGTCGGACGAGAAAGGTGGTGTGGGCCCGCCGCAGGCGTGTCTCGCTCACGACTACGACGCGATGAAACCTGTCGTACTTGCCACTTGGAAGCACGGCTTCCAGGGCGCATGTCCCGATAAGAGCGCTATACTAGCTGAATCTCAG GTTGTTCAAGAAAGTTTGCAAATTCCTGGAACCGGTTTGAACTTGGTATATCACAGCTCAAGAGCTGCTGGTTACCTTTCTACTATTCAACTGCAGTTAACACCTGAAAAGGTACCGCCAACGTTAGCCTTAATCCATTTAAGAATAACCATTGAAGGCATTCTCTTTGAAAAGACCTTTGAAGCGGATCCAGTGATTAAATTCACATATCCTTGGAATAGATTGAACGTATACAGACAAAGGGTATATGGAGTTACCACAGCATTGGTGAAAGTTGGCTATCAGTATACTGATTGCAAGGATATTATCTGGAACGTACAGACTACTAAACTAAGCGGCCATGACATGAGCATCTCTGATGTTGGTGGGTGGAACTTGGATATACATCACAGATACAATTTCCATGaag GTATTCTCCAAAAAGGCGATGGCACAAATATCTACCTCAAGCATAAGCCTCGTCTCATAATCACGACCATGGGAGACGGTCGTCAACGTGCTTTAGATTGCAGTAACGAATGTTCTGGATCTGCAGTCAAACAGAGACTTCTTGCTCCAGTGGCTTTGGTTGCAGCCCCTGATGGATCCATCTTTGTAGGTGATTTCAACCTCGTGCGGAAGATTAATACAGACGGAACTGGTCGAACTATCGTCAAATTAAA TGCCACGCGCGTTTCATATCGCTACCATATGGCGCTATCACCTTTGGATGGTACTCTTTATATTTCCGATCCTGAGTCtcatcaaataattaaagttcGCAACACAGACGACTATAGCGATCCTGAAAGAAACTGGGAAACAGTGGTTGGCTCGGGAGAAAGATGTCTGCCAGGAGATGAGGCACATTGCGGTGATGGAGCATTAGCCAGAGATGCAAAACTATCATATCCTAAAGGCGTAGCTGTGTCAATTGACAACGTTCTGTATTTCGCTGATGGAACAAATATACGAATGGTTGACAGAGATGGTATTATAACAACTGTTATTGGTAATCACATGCACAGAGCGCACTGGAAACCAATACCATGTGAAGGGACTTTGAGCGTAGAAGAAGTACACTTACGCTGGCCTACAGAATTAGCAATCAATCCGCTGGATAATAGCTTGCATATAATTGACGATCATATGATTTTACAAATGGCCCCAGATGGAAGGGTCAAAGTAATAGCTGGAAGACCACTTCATTGTCCATCGCCATTAACAGGATATGACATGGAACTCGCCACTTATGCAACACTTGTAATGCCACAAAGTGTTGCTTTCGGCGCTGCCGGTGACCTTTACGTTGCCGAAAGTGACTCTCAGAGAATTAATAGAGTGCGGCTTATTACAACTGATGGAAAAATATCGCTTTATGCTGGCGCCGAATCAAAGTGCAATTGCTTAGAACGAGGTTGTGACTGTTTCGAAGCTGATCATTTCTTAGCTTCGAACTCGAAATTCAATACTATTTCAGCAGTCACGGTCAGCCCAGATGGTATCGTTCATATTGCAGATCAAGCTAATTATAGAATACGTTCTGTAATGGCGAGCATTCCAGATGCCAGTGGTGCCAGAGAATATGAAATTTACGCACCAGATACGCAAGAAACTTACATCTTCAATAGATTTGGCCAACATGTCATGACTAAAAACATCCTAACTggagaaaataattatgtatttacctATACTGTTAACACCAGTAATGGAAAGCTAAGTACTGTGACAGATGCCGCTGGAAACAAGGTATTCTTGTTACGTGATTATTCAAGCTTAgtaaattcaattgaaaatacAAAAGGACAAAAATGTAGACTTAAAATGTCACGTATGAAAATGCTTCAAGAATTACGAACACCCGATAATTTCAACGTAACTTTCGATTATCATGGCACTACAGGATTACTTAAAGCTAAATACGACAGCACAGGCAGGAGTTACATATACAAATACGACGAATTTGGCAGACTTACATCAGCGGTCACTCCTACTGGAAGAATAATAAACCTCACCTTCGATTTGAGTCTTAAAGGAGCAACGGTTCTTGTTAGTGAAAATAACAGAAAACCTGTTTCAATATTAATCAAAGGTTCCTCAGTTAATACCAAAGTTGGGGAAGCCGAAAAGAAAACGATTATTTCTACTGATGGCAGCATATCATCGAGCATGCCTTGGGGACATGTCATATCTACTGATACTGTTCCATACACAATTCTTTCAGAAATTGACCCGATTTTGGGAGAAAGTTATCCTGTCCCAGCCAAACAAAGAACCGAAGTTGGTGGAGATTTGGCCAACAGATTCGAGTGGCGCTACTTCTTGCGCCGATTACAATCTAATAAAGGAAAGAGTAGTAAAGCAGTTGCTCAAATAGGTCGTAAACTAAGAGTAAATGGAGAAAATCTTTTAACCCTGGAATATGATAGAGATACGTCTACTGTTGCAGTTTTTATGGACGACAAAGTAGAACTATTGAATGTTACTTATGATAGAATGGCAAGGCCGGTGAAGTGGGGTCCACGAAGCGGTATATTTGCTGAAGTTGAACTTGACTACGATCGATTCAATAGACTCACTAGTTGGCGATGGGGAGACCTAAATGAGACATATGGATATGACAGAGCCGGAAGATTGCATGAAATTCGCTATGGAGATGGATCTTCCTTAGCATATTCCTTTAGAGATATGTTCACAAGCTTACCACTGAAAGTCACGACACCAAGAGGTAGTGATTACCTTCTTGACTACGATGATTCTGGTGCTCTTCAAAATTTGACTACACCCAGAGGTCATATCCATACGTTTGCTCTTATGACGTCATTAggctattttaaatatcaatacttcTCGCCAATGAACAGACATCCATACGAAATACTTTACAATGACGATGGTCACATATTAGCAAAAATATTCCCCCATCAGTCTGGAAAAATTCTTTACGTATACGATAGCACCGGAAAATTAGAAACTATTCTTGCGGGTGCTTCGGCTATTAGGTACGTCTATCATGAAAATACTCATCTTGTTAAAAATGTAGAAATTACAGACCCTGATTATGAACTACGGCAGGATTATAAATACCACGCTGGTATTCTTAAAGACGAGAAAATGAAATTTAACTCCAAGAGTGGACTCAACAACGCTCACTTTAAATACCAATATGATGGCAATGCAAGACTTTCCACAATTGATATGAACATCAACAGTAAAGAGATGCCTCAATTAAGACTGAAATATAACCAAAACCTGGGTATTCTTGAAGGAGTAAGTGACTTAAGAATCTATAGAAATACTTTCAATCGTTCTGTTATGCAAGACACGAGCAAACAATACTTTACGATCACTGATTACGATGACCACGGCAGAATCAAAACAGTTCTAATGAACATTAAGTCTTTCGACGTATTCCGCCTTGAACTGGAatatgatgtaaggaatagaatAAGATCGAAGAAAATAATGATCGGTGATACATCATCAAACGAACGAGTAAGTTATAATTACGACGGCCACCTAATGGAAGTGGTCGGATCCGAAGACGACTGGAAGTACGTTTACGATGAGAACGGTAACATCATTGGTATAATAGAACATGGAGAGAAACGATACCTTGGATATGATATCGGTGACAGAGTCGTTCAGTACGGAGATATTGAATTTAGCAGCTACGATGGCCGAGGTTTTGTAATAAGACGAGGAGAACAAAAATACAGATACAATTCTCGAGGACAATTCGTTCATGCGTTTGAGAGGGACAAATTCCAAATGTGGTACTATTATGACGACAGGAACAGATTGGTTGCTTGGAAAGACGATAAAGATAATATCACACAGTTCTTCTATACAAATCCACAATCTCCTAATCTTATTACACATATGCATTACCCGAAACTTGAAAAGACAGTAAGGCTTTTGTATGATCAGAGAGACTTCCTTACATGTATTGAAACCGAAGACCAACGTTTCTACGTAGCCACCGATCACAATGGATCGCCACTGGTCGTGTTTGATGTAAACGGCGAAATTATCAAAGAAATTAAACGCAGTCCGTTTGGTAAAATCGTTAAAGACACCAACCCTGGATTCTACGTGCCAGTTGACTTCCAAGGTGGTATATTAGACTACAATACTAATTTGGTGTATTTGGAAAATCGATTATATGATCCTGTGGTTGGACAATGGATGACGCCAAGCTGGGAGCATCTTGCAACTAAACTAAGCCTGCCTACAGACATATTCATCTACAGGTTTAGAAACAATGATCCTATAAATCGAGACCAGAACGTTCCGTATATGACTAATTTAGCGAGTTGGCTACGATTGTACGGATATGATCTGACTAAGATGATGGGAGCTAAATATATAACGGACATGATATTCCAGCCGAAGACATCAGTAACAGCACCTCAGCTTGCTCCCGATTTTGGTGTTATGTCCGGTCTACAGTGTATCATTGAAAag gtAAACGATAAACTGTCAGATATCGAATTCGTACCAACGCCGCTTTTGAAGATGGAGCCAATAACGAGGAATTTGCTGCCAAGAGTATCTTACAAACGTGGTGTTTTCGGCGAAGGCGTTCTCATATCCAGAGTAGATGGAAAAGCATTTATAAGTGTGGCAGATGGCGCTAACAGCGTCGTCGAGGATGTGATAACGACCGTATTCAATAACTCTTATTTCCTGGACGTCCACTTCAGTATACACGATCAGGATGTTTTCTACTTCGTCAAGGATAATTCACTGAAAATCAGAGATGACATGGAGGAACTGAGACGGTTGTCCGGCAAATTCAATGTATCGCAAGACGAAACTAACGACCAAGGGCTAGAG GTCCGAGTACATGCGGTTGGCAAGGGTTCGGCGCAAGCGGTCATTGTGCTGCGATACGGCGTCGACCCGGCGGCGGAGCGCATCAAGCTGCTGAAGCACGCACACaagcgggcggcggcgcgcgcgtgGGAGCGCGAGAAAGCGCTGGTGGCGGCGGGCTGGGAGGGGCGCGGCGCGTGGACGGAGGAGGAGAAGGAGGAGCTGATCTCGCACGGCGTGGTCGACGGCTGGGCGGCGCGCGACGTGCACTCGGTGGCGCGCTTCCCGCAGCTCGCCGACGACCCCGCCAACGTGGCGTTCGTGCGCGACGCGCGCCGCAAGCGCCGGCGCAGCGGCCGCGCGCGCCACCGCTCGTGA